The genome window TACCTAAATCTGCTGGAGATTTAGCAGAGAGACCAAGTTTTGCAAACTCTTTTATTCCCATACCTAGAGAATTTGCAAATGTTTCTAAAAATGAACCACAACCTGATGAACATGCCTCATTTAAAAGTATAGAAGATATGATACCATCATCTATTTTAAGACATTTCATATCCTGTCCACCAATATCTAGAATATAGTCAACTTTAGGTTGGAAGTGCAGTGCTCCTTTATAGTGTGCAATAGTTTCAACTACTCCAACATCAACATTTAAAGCAGCTTTGATAAGATTTTCTCCATATCCAGTTACACAAGAACCTTTTATCTTTATCTTATCATTCATCTTTGAATACATAGTTTTTAAGTTATTTATAATATTATCTAAAGGATTACCCTTATTATGAGAATAGAATGAGTAAAGTATCTTTCTATCCTCTGAAATTAGTACAAGCTTGATAGTAGTTGAACCAGCATCAATACCTAAATAGGCATTTCCCTGATAAGTTGCAAGATCCTCTGTATCAACTTTTTCTCCAGTATGTCTTGTTACAAACTCATCATATTCCTCTTTTGATTCAAAAAGTGGTTCAAGTCTTGTAGTTTCACTTGTATCCTTTTCATTAAGTTTTTCAAATTTTTCTGACAATTCACCTAGAGTATAGCTTTTTTTATTTTCTAAAGATGCAAGTGCTGCCCCTTGAGCTACAAAAATCTGTGAGTTGTTAGGGAATATTACATCTTTATCAGCAATGTTAAGTGTTTCTATAAATCTCTTTCTAAGTTCACTTAAAAAGAATAGAGGTCCCCCTAAGAAAGCTACCTTTCCAGATATTTTTTTACCACAGGCAAGACCTGTAATAGTTTGATTTACAACAGCTTGAAATACAGATACTGCTATATTTCCTTTTTTTACCCCCTCATTAATTAGAGGCTGAATATCAGTTTTAGCAAATACACCACATCTGGCTGCTATTGGATAAATTGTGTCATAATCTTTTGCAAGTTCATTTAATCCACTGGTATCAGTATTTAAAAGAGACGCAATCTGGTCGATAAATGCTCCAGTTCCACCAGCACAGCTTCCATTCATTCTCTGGTCCATATCATTTTTAAGGAAAGTTATCTTTGCGTCCTCTCCTCCTAATTCAATGGCAACATCAGTTTCTGGAATTACCTGCTCTATGGCTTTTATACATGCAATAACCTCTTGAATAAATTCAGCTTCTATACAAGATGCTATTCCCATTCCACTTGACCCTGTAATGTTTAATTTAAAGGTCAAATCTTCACCATATCTCTCTTTCATTTCTCTTAAAAAATCGTTAAAAAGTTCCTTAGTAGTCTCTCTAACATTAGAAAGATGCCTTTGGTATATTGAATAAACAATATTTAGATTTTCATCTAAACATACTATTTTGATTGTTGTTGAACCAACATCAGTACCTATTAAAAATTCTCTCACATTATCCTCCTTAATTATTTAATCTTTAATCAGTTAATTAAAGAAAAATCAAATGAGAAGAATTCGGGTCTTATAACGCCCTAATATGGACGCAAAATTAGCTTTATATTGGTTTATATCATTTTCTACAAAATTTTTGTATTTTCGTTTTACAGGATTACTCTTAATAAAGGTATTTGGAGTTCCGGTTTTTAAAATTGTTCTTGGTAGAACTTCCATTTTATCAAGTGTAATTGTACTGTAACTTTGAGTTTCATCGTTGCAGTGAATTCTATAGATAGCCTGTTCTCTATCTTCAAAAATTCTTACTTCACTGCTAGAATTGACATTGGTGCTGAAAAATAGCAAAAAACTTGAAATGATAAAATAGATTACTGTTCTTATCATTCCCCGTTCCTCCTTATATCAAATAAAGTAAAAACTCTAAAAATGAGGTGCAATAATTTTTACATCAGGTGAAAGAGAATAGATTACATCTTTCCTTTCAACTATCACCTCAGTCTTTTTACAAAGCTCAGGATTGTTTTTAATAGTTGTTAGAAGTTCAAGACTTGGATTTACTGCTCTTGGATTTCCAACAAGTTCAAGCATTGTAATGTCACCGTGTGTATCTCCATAAGCATAACTTTTAGATAAGTTAATTCCATATTTTTCAACAAACTTATGTATTGATTTAAGTTTGTTAGGTGAATCCCACATTGGAGATATTTCACCAGTTAAGGTTCCATCAGGACCTGTATGGTAAGTAGAACCACAGAAGTCATCTGCATCCCATTTTTTAGCCATTCTAGATACTAAAAAG of Fusobacterium sp. DD2 contains these proteins:
- a CDS encoding HAD family hydrolase yields the protein MIAAFFDIDGTIYRNSLLTEHFKKLIKYDLLDFSEYDRRVKEAYKLWDERVGNYDNYLEDLTGTYVDAIKGLPIKYNDFVADKVVELKGNRVYAYTREMIKWHKKQGHLVIFISGSPDFLVSRMAKKWDADDFCGSTYHTGPDGTLTGEISPMWDSPNKLKSIHKFVEKYGINLSKSYAYGDTHGDITMLELVGNPRAVNPSLELLTTIKNNPELCKKTEVIVERKDVIYSLSPDVKIIAPHF